The Methylomarinum vadi genome has a window encoding:
- a CDS encoding pilus assembly PilX family protein: protein MYQLPRHAAIRRLPCYGRPKSQSGVVLVVSMIILLLLTIVVTTATQTSTLEEKMAGNMRDRNLAFQGAESALSAGEIIAATVTPTILCPDPGTNPVGFYLPFDVDCDGVKETAPIWDDAAIWSDDAKSLQFDEDGNVATIDLTGLSANPRYIIEDLGSACASVTSPCPAADQRHNYRITSRAVGGTTSSYVMLQSNYQVDAP from the coding sequence ATGTATCAGTTACCAAGACATGCCGCTATTCGCCGATTGCCTTGCTACGGCCGTCCCAAGTCACAATCCGGCGTGGTTCTGGTGGTTTCGATGATTATTTTGTTGCTGTTGACGATCGTCGTTACCACCGCTACCCAGACCAGTACGCTGGAAGAAAAAATGGCCGGGAACATGCGCGATCGCAATCTTGCGTTTCAGGGGGCGGAATCGGCGTTGAGCGCCGGGGAGATCATTGCCGCGACAGTAACGCCGACGATCCTCTGCCCGGACCCCGGCACCAACCCCGTCGGTTTTTATTTGCCGTTTGACGTCGATTGCGATGGCGTCAAAGAAACCGCTCCCATTTGGGATGATGCGGCCATTTGGAGCGACGACGCCAAATCGCTGCAATTCGATGAAGACGGCAATGTCGCGACGATCGATCTGACCGGGCTCAGCGCCAATCCCCGCTACATCATCGAAGACCTGGGATCGGCTTGCGCCAGTGTCACTTCGCCTTGTCCGGCCGCCGACCAAAGGCATAATTACCGTATCACGTCCCGGGCCGTCGGCGGCACGACCAGCTCTTATGTGATGCTGCAATCGAATTACCAGGTTGATGCGCCATGA
- a CDS encoding GspH/FimT family pseudopilin, which produces MNRIYDDNGFTLIELIVTIAIAAVVMGFAIPSFIGSIRSNRLTTNANEFVTTLKFAKSEAIKRGVQVTVRRKGPTSGVWENGWDVFVDRDGNNSFNDDGDTTLCETNADGSPKEDCLLRTYDPLPAGMTLRTGASSHKDYTAYVASGMSNTVIGDTYRLCQGTDTVNSRAIVLNSVGRVYVTSPAASCP; this is translated from the coding sequence ATGAATAGAATTTACGATGACAATGGATTTACCTTAATAGAACTCATCGTAACAATTGCGATCGCCGCTGTCGTGATGGGGTTCGCTATACCTAGTTTTATCGGCAGTATCAGGAGCAACCGTTTGACGACTAATGCCAACGAATTCGTGACGACACTGAAATTCGCGAAAAGTGAAGCCATTAAACGGGGCGTTCAGGTCACGGTCCGGAGAAAAGGCCCTACCAGTGGCGTGTGGGAAAACGGCTGGGATGTTTTTGTCGATCGCGATGGCAACAATTCTTTTAACGATGACGGAGACACGACTCTGTGCGAGACCAATGCCGATGGCTCTCCGAAGGAAGATTGTCTGTTGCGAACCTACGATCCCTTGCCGGCGGGAATGACCTTGAGAACCGGCGCCAGTTCGCATAAAGATTATACCGCCTATGTCGCCAGCGGAATGAGCAACACAGTGATTGGCGACACCTACCGGCTTTGCCAAGGTACGGATACCGTTAATTCCAGGGCCATCGTCCTCAATTCGGTCGGGAGAGTTTATGTTACCTCGCCGGCCGCATCTTGTCCTTGA
- a CDS encoding pilus assembly protein, producing the protein MKDFSTFRSAMANARFVLHCAVMGLCAAGIAKAEIAQSPLFLTGAVKPNVMLMLDNSGSMRSNLEVSAAGTPYDPSVNYLVNTNCSSTPLPAVREEPQIDYSLDSRRECDSAGGSWSRRRNRCTVIVMEPVVYDSDIPSDFFGNRSGRRTGTKCFAQNLSYTTSGLTLPNDVITDAQRANWLNWYYSNELAKQGTTTTRMQVAKNAANALVDSLDDNIRLGFAKFDFSEGGELWEVVDDLTEIKKKNIKNRIDVSSPETWTPLAETLADIGNYFATGSNNLVLHAGQSNAATKTKSSIFPSSLVNNTNWQGRTTIAGEPKFTDSPIQYSCQKSFAVFITDGLPTKDQNIDSDLTDYDGDCTGNNSSQCGAYDMKTAYKDPGNDSSDYLDDVAQALYEMDLRPDLRNTDESVTAKNNLTTFVIGFADKDVDPSYVDPDPNVKPNNPLPRDAAIQGGGKFYYAGNEAELTASLASAFSFIVEQAASSSSVATNSTKFQTDSLIYQAIFDSNEWTGDLRAFTLLTEDINGNGVLDDGEDSNGNGKIDAGEIGPKLWFASEKMPNAGLRNIYSYNPELTGVASKGIEFKWENLNASQQAILGDETVLDYLRGKQDQELDNGGNFRNRSSILGDIVNSDPLYVGRDNFGYANLPGTEGSSYEAFATTARREMIYVAANDGMMHGFDAGTEADGGKEIFAYLPNAAINSALVSLTDPNYAHRYIVDGSPKAGDVYFNSAWHTVLVGSLGAGGNSTFALDITDPDNFSASSVLWEFTEIDMGYTLPEAAVVRAADGQWVAVIANGYNSLSGKAVLYIVNIQTGALVKKIEAETATGANGLSSPAVADVDGDNIADYVYAGDLQGNLWKFDISSNNTASWGVDYNGSPLFIAKDSADPAATQPITAKPAVSEATANGQGKGTMIYFGTGKYFETGDNIVPDSPQIQTFYGIWDDCDKSGTTCNGVISGRGELQQQSIIFEGNTGTTILADGTTISGDVRVTTDCEVGYGILAPSTTSPPCTNHIGRRGWYLDLLPPSGPAGERVVSSPVIRHGVVIFPTLIPITATCSPGGTSWLMELDQFAGSRLAGGTPIDLNEDHVVDEKDLVRINDTSAVFAVSGVKSTVGIIDTPAIINCEEGMDCKYASGSSGNMMMKKEIAPGGGNPPPAGAASGRRRSWRQLH; encoded by the coding sequence ATGAAAGACTTTTCCACTTTTCGAAGCGCAATGGCGAATGCCCGCTTTGTTCTTCATTGCGCCGTCATGGGACTGTGTGCGGCAGGTATCGCGAAAGCCGAGATCGCCCAGTCGCCCTTGTTCCTGACCGGCGCTGTTAAGCCCAATGTAATGCTGATGTTGGATAATTCCGGTTCCATGCGTTCAAATTTGGAAGTTAGCGCGGCTGGTACCCCTTATGATCCCTCGGTGAACTATCTGGTCAATACTAACTGCAGTAGCACGCCGCTGCCGGCAGTGAGGGAAGAACCCCAGATCGATTATTCGCTGGATAGCCGGAGAGAATGCGATTCTGCGGGCGGGTCTTGGAGTCGCCGGAGAAATCGCTGCACAGTTATAGTGATGGAACCGGTTGTGTACGATAGTGACATCCCGTCGGATTTTTTTGGTAACAGGTCGGGTCGCCGAACGGGAACGAAGTGCTTCGCCCAAAATCTATCTTACACGACTAGCGGCCTTACTTTGCCTAATGATGTTATAACCGATGCCCAGCGCGCTAATTGGTTGAACTGGTATTACAGTAATGAACTCGCCAAGCAGGGAACGACAACGACGCGCATGCAGGTCGCCAAGAACGCCGCCAACGCCTTGGTCGATTCGCTGGACGACAATATCCGGCTAGGTTTTGCGAAATTCGATTTTTCCGAAGGGGGAGAGCTTTGGGAAGTGGTGGACGACTTGACCGAGATTAAGAAAAAGAACATCAAGAATCGCATCGATGTGTCGTCTCCTGAAACCTGGACACCGTTGGCCGAAACACTAGCCGATATCGGCAACTATTTCGCCACCGGCAGTAACAATTTGGTGTTGCATGCGGGCCAAAGCAATGCCGCCACGAAAACGAAATCGAGCATTTTTCCGAGCTCCCTGGTAAATAATACGAATTGGCAGGGACGCACGACGATAGCGGGCGAGCCTAAATTCACCGACAGTCCTATCCAATATAGTTGCCAAAAAAGTTTCGCGGTTTTCATTACCGACGGCTTGCCGACCAAGGATCAGAATATCGATTCCGATCTAACCGATTACGACGGCGATTGCACCGGGAACAATAGCAGTCAATGCGGTGCTTATGATATGAAAACGGCTTACAAGGATCCGGGAAACGATTCCAGCGATTATCTCGACGACGTGGCACAGGCTTTGTACGAAATGGATTTGCGCCCGGATCTACGCAACACCGACGAATCCGTTACCGCCAAGAACAATTTGACGACGTTCGTGATCGGGTTTGCCGACAAAGATGTCGATCCTAGTTATGTTGATCCTGACCCGAATGTTAAGCCAAATAACCCGTTGCCGAGAGACGCGGCCATCCAGGGAGGCGGAAAATTTTATTACGCCGGTAACGAAGCCGAATTGACTGCAAGTTTGGCCAGCGCATTTAGCTTTATCGTCGAACAAGCCGCTTCTTCGTCGTCGGTCGCGACCAACTCCACCAAATTTCAAACCGACTCCTTGATTTATCAAGCCATTTTTGACAGCAACGAATGGACCGGCGATTTGCGCGCGTTTACATTATTGACCGAAGACATAAACGGCAACGGGGTTCTGGACGACGGCGAAGACAGCAACGGAAACGGGAAAATCGATGCTGGGGAAATAGGCCCGAAATTATGGTTCGCGTCCGAAAAAATGCCGAACGCGGGTTTGCGGAACATTTACTCCTATAATCCCGAGTTGACCGGAGTGGCCAGCAAGGGCATCGAATTTAAGTGGGAAAATTTGAATGCAAGTCAGCAAGCAATATTAGGCGACGAAACAGTGCTTGATTACCTCAGAGGAAAACAGGACCAGGAATTGGATAATGGTGGGAACTTCCGCAACCGTTCGTCGATTCTTGGGGATATCGTTAACTCTGACCCCCTCTATGTCGGGCGCGATAACTTCGGCTATGCTAATTTGCCGGGAACTGAAGGCTCCAGTTACGAGGCATTCGCAACGACCGCACGTCGCGAAATGATTTATGTGGCGGCGAATGACGGCATGATGCACGGCTTCGATGCCGGCACCGAAGCCGATGGCGGCAAGGAAATCTTTGCCTATCTGCCGAATGCGGCGATAAATTCGGCATTGGTATCCTTGACCGATCCCAATTACGCTCACCGTTACATCGTCGACGGTTCGCCCAAGGCGGGAGACGTTTATTTCAACAGCGCCTGGCATACCGTTCTGGTCGGCAGCTTAGGCGCGGGGGGCAACAGCACTTTTGCCTTGGATATCACCGACCCGGATAATTTTTCCGCGAGCAGCGTGTTGTGGGAGTTTACGGAAATCGATATGGGCTACACGCTGCCGGAGGCCGCGGTGGTCAGGGCCGCCGACGGCCAGTGGGTTGCGGTTATAGCGAACGGTTATAATAGTCTATCGGGCAAGGCGGTACTCTATATCGTCAATATCCAAACCGGAGCGCTGGTCAAGAAAATCGAAGCGGAAACGGCAACAGGGGCGAACGGTTTATCGAGCCCCGCCGTGGCGGATGTCGATGGTGACAATATTGCCGATTACGTCTATGCCGGCGATTTACAAGGCAATCTGTGGAAGTTCGACATCAGCTCCAACAATACGGCCAGTTGGGGAGTGGATTACAATGGATCGCCGCTTTTCATCGCCAAGGATTCGGCCGATCCCGCCGCGACCCAGCCGATCACGGCGAAACCGGCCGTCAGCGAAGCCACGGCCAACGGCCAAGGCAAGGGAACGATGATTTATTTCGGTACCGGCAAGTATTTCGAAACCGGCGACAATATCGTTCCGGACTCGCCGCAAATCCAGACTTTTTACGGTATTTGGGATGATTGCGACAAGTCGGGCACGACCTGTAACGGCGTTATATCCGGGCGCGGTGAATTGCAACAACAAAGCATCATTTTCGAGGGAAATACCGGCACTACGATCCTTGCCGATGGAACCACGATAAGCGGCGATGTTCGGGTGACGACCGACTGCGAAGTCGGCTATGGCATTCTTGCTCCGAGTACCACTTCTCCCCCTTGTACGAACCATATCGGCAGGCGCGGCTGGTATTTGGATTTGCTTCCGCCGTCAGGGCCGGCCGGCGAACGGGTGGTGAGCTCCCCCGTCATTCGTCATGGCGTCGTTATTTTTCCGACACTGATTCCGATTACAGCGACGTGTTCGCCCGGCGGAACGAGCTGGTTGATGGAATTGGATCAATTTGCCGGGTCGCGGCTCGCCGGCGGGACCCCGATAGACCTCAATGAGGATCACGTCGTGGATGAAAAAGATCTGGTACGCATAAACGATACTTCCGCTGTTTTCGCCGTTTCCGGCGTCAAATCGACGGTCGGTATTATCGATACCCCGGCCATCATTAATTGCGAAGAAGGCATGGATTGTAAATACGCCAGCGGCAGCAGCGGCAACATGATGATGAAGAAGGAAATCGCTCCCGGGGGAGGAAATCCGCCTCCGGCGGGTGCCGCCAGCGGCCGGCGCCGTTCTTGGCGGCAACTGCATTAA
- the pilV gene encoding type IV pilus modification protein PilV, whose product MNFMHKNRGFTLIEVLIAMIVLAIGLLGLAGLQAASLRNNQSSYNRSQATQMAYDLADRMRANPGAADSYLTSTMAPADAVAQADCTTVSASCTNQDMAQNDLFEWNAAMTSILPAAAGSVTVAGNTYTITINWDDNRDGNVDANDPNFQMSFQL is encoded by the coding sequence ATGAATTTCATGCACAAAAATCGCGGCTTTACCTTGATCGAGGTTTTGATCGCGATGATTGTTCTGGCGATCGGCTTGCTCGGCCTCGCCGGATTGCAGGCGGCCAGCCTCAGAAATAATCAGAGTTCCTACAACCGCAGCCAGGCTACGCAAATGGCATACGACCTGGCCGATAGAATGCGGGCCAATCCGGGCGCGGCCGATAGTTACCTGACTAGTACGATGGCACCGGCCGATGCGGTCGCACAGGCCGATTGCACGACGGTGAGTGCGAGTTGCACCAATCAGGACATGGCCCAAAACGACTTGTTCGAATGGAATGCCGCGATGACCTCGATTCTTCCGGCCGCCGCCGGCAGCGTGACGGTAGCGGGCAATACTTACACGATTACCATTAACTGGGACGACAACCGGGACGGCAACGTCGACGCGAATGACCCGAATTTTCAGATGAGCTTTCAACTATGA
- a CDS encoding peptidase: MTYCIAASIDEGLVLVSDSRTNAGIDNVSSYSKMHVFDTPADRKLILLSAGNLATTQAVLEQLHRDKVKEAEVNLNNVECLSAAANYLGQVSVEKQKQHKEAAGQNAFDPSASFILAGQINHETHGAFMIYPQGNSITTSANTPFLQIGEIKYGKPVLDRFLKPETSLNEAARCCLVSMDSTVRSNASVGPPIELLIYRKDSFKLDEYYCFQDDDAYMLGLRRQWEDQLREAFAKLPMLDKKYVKPLIAKL; the protein is encoded by the coding sequence ATGACTTATTGTATCGCTGCCTCGATTGATGAAGGCCTGGTGCTGGTTTCCGATTCAAGAACCAACGCCGGTATCGATAATGTCAGTTCGTATAGCAAAATGCACGTCTTCGATACGCCGGCTGACCGCAAATTGATTTTATTGAGTGCCGGCAATCTGGCGACGACCCAAGCCGTTCTCGAGCAACTACACCGCGATAAAGTCAAGGAAGCGGAAGTTAACCTGAATAACGTCGAATGCCTGTCTGCCGCGGCCAATTACCTGGGCCAAGTCAGCGTGGAAAAGCAGAAACAGCATAAGGAGGCCGCCGGTCAAAACGCCTTCGATCCTTCCGCGAGTTTCATTCTGGCCGGCCAGATCAATCACGAAACACATGGCGCCTTCATGATTTATCCGCAAGGCAACAGTATTACCACTTCGGCCAATACGCCGTTTCTGCAAATCGGCGAAATAAAATACGGCAAGCCGGTCCTGGACCGCTTTCTGAAACCGGAAACCTCGCTGAACGAGGCGGCCCGCTGTTGCCTGGTCTCGATGGATTCGACCGTCCGCAGTAACGCCAGCGTCGGTCCGCCGATCGAACTGCTGATATACCGTAAAGACAGCTTTAAGCTGGACGAATATTATTGCTTCCAGGACGATGATGCTTACATGCTGGGCCTGCGCCGGCAATGGGAAGACCAGCTCAGGGAAGCATTCGCGAAACTGCCTATGTTGGATAAAAAATACGTCAAACCGCTCATCGCCAAGTTATAA
- a CDS encoding PilW family protein: MTTRQNQQGMTLVEIMIALLLGAFLLGGVLQIFLSSRQTYRLLEGLSRVQESGRFALDILNKDIRMAGFLGCASLSSITPNVIVDPKNPNPNPPPTSLTLGAPAVRGTDNVANNWDSLACGAANACVAGTDAVTIYYGGSCGGYLVANMATVNANIQIHAPNSCDIDQYDVVIVSDCSDADIFIATSASLGAGKQTIAHANNQNLGNNLSKAYGPDAEVFAFNSSTFYIRTGANGRPSLWRLDNSKAIGGNNPVELLEGIENMQITYGVDIDDDDDGDPGTAAPDGPANYYVSGNNIPDMDGDGAADWYRVVSLRVSILVASDDNLASQALPYDYNGATVTPADRRLRRVFNTTVAVRNRLP; encoded by the coding sequence ATGACGACCCGACAGAATCAACAAGGCATGACTCTGGTTGAAATCATGATTGCGTTATTGCTAGGCGCTTTTTTGCTCGGCGGCGTACTGCAGATTTTTCTTAGTTCGAGACAAACCTACCGCTTGCTTGAAGGTTTGTCCAGGGTGCAGGAAAGCGGCCGGTTCGCGTTGGATATTCTCAACAAGGACATACGCATGGCCGGTTTTTTGGGCTGCGCAAGTTTGAGTTCCATCACGCCGAACGTGATTGTCGACCCAAAGAACCCCAATCCCAATCCGCCACCAACGTCTTTGACGTTAGGCGCTCCGGCGGTAAGAGGGACTGACAATGTCGCTAACAATTGGGACAGTCTCGCCTGCGGCGCTGCCAATGCTTGCGTCGCCGGTACCGATGCCGTTACCATTTATTACGGGGGGTCCTGCGGCGGCTATCTGGTGGCTAACATGGCGACGGTCAACGCCAACATTCAAATCCATGCTCCGAACAGCTGCGATATCGATCAGTATGACGTCGTTATCGTTTCCGATTGCAGCGACGCGGACATTTTTATTGCCACCAGTGCCTCGCTGGGTGCCGGTAAGCAGACTATAGCGCACGCCAACAACCAGAATTTAGGCAATAATTTGAGCAAAGCCTATGGCCCCGATGCGGAGGTTTTCGCCTTCAATTCGTCAACCTTCTACATTCGGACCGGTGCGAACGGCCGGCCGTCGTTATGGCGACTCGATAATTCCAAGGCAATCGGCGGCAATAATCCGGTCGAATTGTTGGAAGGCATCGAAAATATGCAAATAACTTACGGAGTCGATATTGACGACGACGACGACGGCGATCCGGGTACGGCGGCGCCTGACGGTCCCGCCAATTATTATGTCAGCGGCAATAATATTCCCGACATGGATGGCGACGGGGCCGCCGACTGGTATCGAGTCGTTAGTCTGCGTGTCAGTATCCTGGTGGCCAGCGACGATAATCTGGCTTCTCAAGCCTTGCCATACGACTATAACGGCGCGACGGTTACGCCGGCCGACAGGCGGCTTAGGCGGGTTTTCAATACCACCGTTGCAGTACGTAACCGGTTGCCTTAA
- a CDS encoding P-loop NTPase family protein, producing MSQIHFIGGEKGGVGKSVMARLLAQYLIDNETPFKVFDADLSHGAMMRYPEYFMIEAGKFVDI from the coding sequence ATGAGCCAAATCCATTTCATCGGTGGCGAAAAAGGCGGCGTCGGCAAATCCGTCATGGCCCGCCTGCTGGCCCAATACCTCATCGACAACGAAACTCCATTCAAGGTCTTCGACGCCGACCTTTCCCACGGCGCCATGATGCGCTATCCCGAATATTTCATGATAGAGGCGGGCAAGTTTGTTGATATTTGA
- a CDS encoding type IV pilin protein → MSEQKAFTLIELMVVVVIIGILAGIVYPNYQESVKKSRRSDAEGVLLNLANTMERHFTEVNSYCDAAAGGAAVAGCGTATEDTGTPSIFSVPAETASYYNVTISAVAPNSYTLSAAPVGVQSSDKCGTLTLSHTGVKNNSAGLSQTQCW, encoded by the coding sequence ATGAGTGAACAAAAAGCATTTACTTTAATTGAATTGATGGTCGTTGTCGTGATCATCGGAATTTTGGCCGGCATTGTCTATCCGAATTATCAAGAGAGTGTCAAGAAGTCCAGGCGCTCCGATGCCGAAGGCGTGTTATTGAATTTGGCAAACACCATGGAACGGCATTTCACCGAAGTTAACAGTTATTGCGATGCGGCCGCCGGCGGCGCTGCGGTGGCCGGTTGCGGCACTGCGACGGAAGACACGGGGACGCCTTCCATTTTTTCCGTTCCGGCGGAAACGGCAAGTTATTATAATGTGACTATCAGTGCGGTTGCGCCGAACAGCTATACCTTGAGTGCGGCTCCCGTTGGTGTGCAGAGTAGTGACAAATGCGGCACGTTAACATTGAGCCATACGGGGGTTAAAAACAATTCGGCCGGTCTTTCGCAAACTCAATGCTGGTAA